TGGAGGTTTGTTTGAATCCTTTGTGCGTTGTGTTTTGAGACAAGCAAAATTTTAAGGAAAGTGAGTTTTCGTGTCTTAAAATCTTTGAGTTATTGCaacatatttatcattataCCACCACTATTTTATCTACAGGGAGTGGCCTAATCCCTTGATGGATTATTCGACGTTCAACTTAGTCACCAAATTCAAGAATGATGTAATAAATGTGtaataaaatgatgtatttCGTTTCTAAGAGACCACGTTTTAATACAGACATATTAAAGGGTTGGtatagaacaaaataatattatgtgaacggtataattttattttttaaggtagcgtttattaaaatgaataagataaggTTGTATCAAAATAAAGTTATAATAGTTTTCAACCCAAAATGTGAAATGGTCAAGATAATGGTGAGaatcattctaatatttttattaaactatttgttaaattttttaaaatgcactgaaagatatatgtattattttttcttatttataagattcaaaatatacttttcgaaagaaaataaataagtatatttaaaaaatgttaaataaaaaattacatgattttttttaaatcatcaataaatttaataaatatatttttaaaaataaaaatttaaaataatttttatattttatatttttagatataaataaattgaggaAGTCAATTATGGGAGTGGGCTAAGGACTCCTTTTACTCCGAGCAGGGCTTAAACTAAGTTTTTAAATAGATGCAACCCATCAAGCCTAAATCTGAGTTCTTACAGTAACTGAAGATCCCTTCATCACTATTCATGATTTAAAGAGAATTGGATAAAAGATTTCTTAATAGAAGCCAATTCAAAACAAGAAACCAAAAATCAAACATAGCAGCGCAGACTGTCGTCCCTGTACGTAGCATTAACCCGAAAACATCACCATCATCTGATGCCACACTGAAGAATTTTAGTATTTCTTCGCTTGGCATCGACCTCCAACTGAATCCCAAGTTCAAACCCGAATCccaatctcatctctccaagaaTCATGGGTTTGTTCAACTGGGTCTCTCTGATTTCCACTCTGCACTTGCTTTTCTTATCGAAATCCGCTCTGTCGAGCTCTGAAACCCCTGCAAATTTCCTCGATCTGGCTAGAAGTCCAGAGCTTCTGGACTGGATGGCGGCGATTAGAAGGAAAATACACGAGAACCCTGAACTTGGTTTCGAGGAATTTGAGACCAGTAAGCTTATCAGAACCGAGCTTGACAAAATGGGCGTCCCTTATAGCCACCCAGTTGCCGTCACCGGCGTCGTCGGCTTTATCGGAACCGGAGAGCCTCCATTCGTCGCCATAAGAGCAGATATGGATGCTCTGGCCATGCAGGTTATTCTACATACAACTTTGTGTATGCgtgtgtgtatttatgtattgaTTTCTTTAAGTTTCTATTGTGGTTAATGTTTTGGAGAATGGGGGAGAGAATTCCTGTAGTGCTGACATTAATTAGCACATAGATTGAAGGTTGAAACTTTTGATACCTTGAATCCTAGAACCTAGAAATTGGTACTAATTATTGTGCGAATCGGGAGACTGGGGAGGGAATTCATAGATTCATTTGGTGCTGATATCAACGTAGAACCATGGTTGAACACTTTGAAATCTTCATTAACTCTAGAACTGACTGGGACAGACATGGAAGCTGCTCTGTAAGTGGATGATCGTCAAACTGGTTGGCTTGGTTCTCTTAATTGTTGAACTTGGTTACTAAGTTTGCTTACAAAACAACCGAAGAACTGCCCTGGGCTTCTCCGGGATGGGCTCTCTAATGCTCAAGTTAGCACTTGTTCACAAAAACCTTCCAAAGATCGATTGAAGAGTAGTGGTGAAAAAATTGGGTAGGAAGAGAGGAGATAATTAATTCGTATCATTGTCTAGATTGGATATTTTCTATCTCCAATCAATCCTGGCACTTGTTATTTTCGGGTGAAAATCCCTTTCTTCTGGATGCCCTGGATCCTAGATCGATTGGGtcaattactttttttttttcttttttttttggggcaAAAATCTTCGGTTAAGCATGTATCTGTAAGATATATTTTGATGCCATTTTCCTTGCTAGACAGCCTTGCCATTGGTGCCTTGCAGGAGAGGGCTCGCTGACAAGGCTTTGTCCACTGACTCAGATTTGCTTGCTGGCGTGTCTTACTCCTTTTCCTTGCTGGCAAGCTGCATGGTCAAGAGAGGGCATCAAGAACCTAGCAATTGATaccaatttattaatttaatctgGTGAATGGGGAGGGAATTCACTTGTGCTGATGTAGGCATGCAGattaattgttgaaaatattgaaatctTCAGTATGAGGACCTAGCAATTGATACTAACGATTATGAAAATTTGGTTTGAATAGTTTGTTGACAATGAAAAGGGTATCAATGGTTGCAGGAGAAGGTAGAGTGGGAGCACAAGAGTAAAATCCCAGGAAAGATGCATGGTTGTGGCCATGATGCCCATGTCGCGATGCTTCTTGGCGCAGCAAAATTGCTTCAAGAGCATCGTCATGATTTGAAGGtgcaatttttgttttttttcttaagcATTTTTCAGTaagttaattataaaatttatatccccTCTTACCTATTACAGCATACTTGTCAAGCACTCCAtgttttcaagaattttatcgTTGTTCCCCTTGCTCGTCTATGACTTATGTTCGTTCTCTGGAAACAgatgtaataaaataaaatgagcgCTGCAGTTGTTGCTATAGACAACATCGAGCAAGTGAACCCCTCGAAGGACTGTCTTTAACTGCAAATGAAAACACCATGTAAACATCTCAAATGTTTCATAAAAACTGTGGACTTCTTTTAGTAAGGTTCCAACTTACATGCAAATGAAACCACCGCTTAAGCATCTCAAATGTTTTGTAAAACCTGTGGACCTCTCTGTGCACTGCATCCCCTGCTTATGTATGTCACTTTGTTCAAGTAGCAGTGTCACTATGTGAACGTGACACATTGCTTGGGCACAGATATACCATTTGAAGTTAAAATGAGTTCATTGATTTCATCAGTTTTTGTGGTTAGATTCTAATGTTGTAAGATTGTCTTAATGGTCACAGTTAACAGCATTAGCACTGTTAACACTATTAACTTGTGAACTTTGAATTTTCTGTAGTTTGTCACGGTTACTGTCTACCCATGAATGCCAAGATAGCCCTTTTCATATGCTGTATTAAGAAGGCTTAATGTTACCGTGAAAGGGATCCTAAACATTGTGATGCATATTTGTTTGGCTGCTTCTATAATTTGTTTCTGATGGAATAGTAGACATGAAAGCAAAATTTGGATGTAGCAATTGTATGTATGTAGTTCTAATTTTAACAGAGTTGTGGTAAAATAGAAGAGATCTTACATTATTCTTTACAACTTCTGTTCTTTGGCTGTGGTAGGGAACAGTGCTTCTGGTTTTCCAGCCAGCTGAAGAAGGTGGTGGTGGAGCAAAGAAAATGGTAGAAGCTGGGATATTGGAGAATGTCGAGGCCATCTTCGGATTGCACGTCTCTCCTAGATTTCCTATTGGTACAGTGGCCAGCAGGTCTGGTCCTCTCATGGCTGGGAGTGGTTTCTTTGAGGCTGTAATAAGTGGGAAGGGGGGACATGCTGCCATTCCTCAGCATGCAATTGATCCAATTTTAGCAGCTTCCAGTGTAGTTGTTAGCATGCAGCATCTTGTTTCACGGGAAGCTGATCCCTTGGATTCAcaggttctctctctctatctctctctctctctgaaaagCCTCACCCTCCCCCAGCCCCTAAAAGAATGTAAAATgtaaaaggtaaaagaaaacAAGGTGGTCTGCCTTTGTGTAGAAGCACTTGTAATAAAATCAATATGGGCAGTGCCACTATCCAACAAACTTCCTCACTAAAAGTAATCACAACTCcttttatatattattggaTCTATATTTCTGAAGTTCATAAAATTACAGGTTCTGAATCACCTGTATctatttctttatcttcttcttttcgCTGACTGGAGGGGGTAATAGAAACCTATATCTATATGTAGTTGATGTGATCAGTTACTCTCTTGACATCAAAGAATATTTGTAGTTTCTTGTGTTTGTCTTGATTTCTCTGGGTCAAGGTTGTTGCGGAAAAACTACAAAACAGAAAAGGGTTAGTgcaatcaaaatcaaaccatatataaactgaaaataaagaaTGCAAGAACATAATGTAAAACTCCCTATTAAAACATTCAAGGCTTAGATCTGGAAGATTcg
The sequence above is a segment of the Diospyros lotus cultivar Yz01 chromosome 7, ASM1463336v1, whole genome shotgun sequence genome. Coding sequences within it:
- the LOC127806271 gene encoding IAA-amino acid hydrolase ILR1-like 4, with protein sequence MGLFNWVSLISTLHLLFLSKSALSSSETPANFLDLARSPELLDWMAAIRRKIHENPELGFEEFETSKLIRTELDKMGVPYSHPVAVTGVVGFIGTGEPPFVAIRADMDALAMQEKVEWEHKSKIPGKMHGCGHDAHVAMLLGAAKLLQEHRHDLKGTVLLVFQPAEEGGGGAKKMVEAGILENVEAIFGLHVSPRFPIGTVASRSGPLMAGSGFFEAVISGKGGHAAIPQHAIDPILAASSVVVSMQHLVSREADPLDSQVVTVGKFQGGGAFNVIPDSVTIGGTFRAFSKDGLMQLKQRIEEVITRQAAVHRCNVTITIDDYPLYPVTVNNNELHHYYTNIARDMVGTSNIIEMQPLMGSEDFSFFAEAVPGCFFYLGMQNETQGRLEPGHSPYFKVNEDVLPYGAALHASLATRYLIDYQPKPTSTKGSSRDEL